One part of the Solanum dulcamara chromosome 8, daSolDulc1.2, whole genome shotgun sequence genome encodes these proteins:
- the LOC129898718 gene encoding mitochondrial phosphate carrier protein 3, mitochondrial-like → MAYTDNSKFRTTLIPNFLYNTASSSSSFSSFTNTCESSIVKKPFLVPAPKESSGKIEMFSPAYYAACTFGGVMSCGLTHMAVTPLDLVKCNMQIDPAKYKSISSGFGVLLKEQGARGFFRGWVPTLLGYSAQGACKYGFYEYFKKYYTDLAGPENAAKYKTLIFLAGSASAEVIADVALCPFEAVKVRVQTQPGFARGLSDGLPKFVRAEGASGLYKGIVPLWGRQIPYTMMKFASFETIVEQLYKNVIPTPKDQCSKSTQLGVSFAGGYLAGILCAIVSHPADNLVSFLNNAKGATVGDAVNKLGVMGLCTRGLPIRIVMIGTLTGAQWGIYDSFKVFVGLPTTGGAAPPTPAK, encoded by the exons ATGGCCTACACAGATAACTCTAAATTCCGGACAACCTTGATCCCCAATTTTCTTTATAACACggcttcttcttcatcatcattcTCTTCATTTACTAATACATGTGAATCATCAATTGTCAAGAAGCCTTTTTTGGTTCCGGCACCAAAAGAGTCTTCAGGTAAAATAGAGATGTTCTCACCTGCTTATTACGCTGCTTGTACTTTTGGTGGTGTTATGAGTTGTGGTCTCACTCACATGGCCGTTACACCCCTCGATCTTGTCAAGTGCAACATGCAG ATCGATCCTGCAAAATACAAGAGCATTTCCTCTGGTTTTGGTGTTCTACTTAAGGAGCAGGGTGCTAGAGGCTTCTTCAGGGGATGGGTGCCTACCCTGCTAGGTTACAGCGCTCAGGGAGCTTGCAAATATGGATTCTATGAATATTTCAAGAAGTACTACACAGACCTTGCTGGCCCTGAGAATGCTGCCAAGTACAAGACTTTGATTTTCCTTGCTGGTTCTGCTTCTGCTGAAGTTATTGCTGATGTTGCTCTCTGCCCATTCGAGGCTGTCAAAGTTCGCGTCCAGACTCAGCCTGGTTTTGCCAGAGGCTTGTCTGATGGACTTCCTAAATTCGTTAGGGCTGAGGGAGCCTCTGG GTTGTACAAGGGGATTGTTCCTCTCTGGGGACGACAAATTCCAT ACACCATGATGAAGTTTGCATCATTTGAAACAATTGTGGAACAACTCTACAAAAATGTCATCCCAACACCAAAAGACCAATGCAGTAAATCAACGCAGCTCGGTGTGAGCTTTGCTGGTGGATATTTAGCTGGTATTCTTTGTGCTATTGTGTCACACCCTGCTGATAACCTGGTTTCTTTCCTTAACAACGCCAAAGGGGCAACTGTGGGCGAT GCTGTGAACAAGCTAGGTGTGATGGGTCTTTGTACTCGTGGTCTTCCTATTCGTATAGTCATGATTGGTACACTCACTGGAGCACAATGGGGTATCTATGACTCTTTCAAAGTTTTCGTTGGACT GCCAACGACTGGTGGTGCCGCTCCACCTACCCCTGccaagtga
- the LOC129900876 gene encoding basic helix-loop-helix protein 80-like, with protein sequence MSANFPYPSTNSSHLDSVLLPIKISGFLEEPNNMTSSRVPNCISQYYLQELPLNMSNSVNESYTENMQPMDAKRNISEGSSSHCSAQSKNVIEADDGKKQKKRNGNVKKEKKAKDNKKKAPEEAPTGYVHVRARRGQATDSHSLAERVRREKISERMKILQALVPGCDEVTGKALMLDEIINYVQSLQNQVEFLSMKLASLNPMYYDFGMELDALMVKHDQNWLGLEEPLMENTNSGYPLLDSSTSLVFQQLHLPNSTSQGNGQVLWSVDDQRQKMIINHSELISNNNNLCSFPLI encoded by the exons ATGTCAGCTAATTTTCCATATCCTAGCACTAACTCTTCTCATCTTGACTCTGTTTTACTGCCCATTAAGATATCTGGTTTTTTGGAGGAACCAAACAACATGACTAGTAGTAGAGTACCAAATTGTATTTCTCAATATTATTTGCAAGAGCTCCCTCTCAATATGAGTAATAGTGTTAACGAAAGCTATACTGAAAATATGCAACCAATGGACGCAAAAAGAAACATTAGTGAAGGCTCTTCTTCCCATTGCTCTGCTCAATCTAAG AATGTAATAGAGGCTGATGATGggaaaaagcaaaagaaaagaaatggtaatgtaaaaaaagagaaaaaagcaAAGGATAATAAGAAGAAAGCCCCTGAAGAGGCCCCTACAGGATATGTTCATGTTAGAGCAAGGAGGGGCCAGGCAACTGACAGCCACAGTCTTGCTGAAAGG GTGAGGAGAGAGAAAATAAGTGAAAGGATGAAGATATTGCAAGCACTTGTTCCTGGTTGTGACGAG GTAACTGGGAAGGCCCTCATGTTGGATGAGATAATCAACTATGTCCAGTCCTTGCAAAACCAAGTTGag TTTTTATCCATGAAGCTTGCTTCTTTGAACCCCATGTACTATGACTTCGGCATGGAGTTAGATGCTCTTATGGTCAAACATGATCAG AATTGGCTTGGCTTGGAAGAACCATTAATGGAGAACACAAATAGTGGATATCCTCTCCTGGATAGTTCAACATCACTTGTGTTTCAACAATTGCATCTCCCAAATTCCACTTCTCAG GGTAATGGACAGGTCTTATGGAGTGTAGATGACCAAAGACAAAAGATGATTATTAATCATTCAGAATTGATCAGTAATAACAACAACTTGTGTTCCTTTCCATTAATATGA